From a single Micromonospora carbonacea genomic region:
- a CDS encoding dihydroorotase, which translates to MTTFDLLLRNVRLVRHDRSDTETVDIGVTAGRVARVAPGLDPADAATVHDGQGKLAFPGVVDAHQHWGIYHPLAEDTASESRASAQGGVTTALTYMRTGQYYLNRGGRYEDFFPDVLAASAGRSHIDYGFHLAPMMREHIDELPDLVDRFGVTSFKIFMFYGGHGLHGRSADQNSFLMIPEGERYDYAHFEFVMRGVQAARERFPELADQISLSLHCETAEIMSAYTRQVEQEGRLRGLEAYHASRPPHSEGLAVSIASYLAHETGLPTINLLHLSSAKALDAALRMAEAFPHIDFRREVTIGHLLADITTAHGLGGKVNPPLRPRADVEALWGHLLDGHVDWVVSDHACCKDEVKFGEPRDDVFVAKSGFGGAEYLLPGLLTEGRRRGLPLSRVAELTSWNPARRFGLAGKGAVAEGYDADLCLVDDDHTWTVRAADSESAQEYTPFEGFELTARVTDTFVRGEHVLVDGKVTGSPQGRYVPRAGR; encoded by the coding sequence ATGACGACCTTCGACCTGCTGCTGCGCAACGTGCGCCTGGTCCGGCACGACCGGTCCGACACCGAGACGGTGGACATCGGCGTCACCGCCGGCAGGGTCGCCCGGGTCGCGCCGGGCCTCGACCCGGCCGACGCCGCGACCGTGCACGACGGGCAGGGGAAGCTGGCCTTCCCCGGCGTCGTCGACGCCCACCAGCACTGGGGCATCTACCACCCGCTCGCCGAGGACACCGCCTCGGAGAGCCGCGCCAGCGCCCAGGGCGGCGTCACCACCGCCCTGACCTACATGCGCACCGGGCAGTACTACCTCAACCGGGGCGGCCGGTACGAGGACTTCTTCCCCGACGTGCTCGCCGCCAGCGCCGGCCGCTCCCACATCGACTACGGCTTCCACCTGGCCCCGATGATGCGCGAGCACATCGACGAGCTGCCCGACCTGGTCGACCGGTTCGGGGTGACCTCCTTCAAGATCTTCATGTTCTACGGCGGGCACGGCCTGCACGGCCGCTCGGCCGACCAGAACTCGTTCCTGATGATCCCCGAGGGCGAACGCTACGACTACGCCCACTTCGAGTTCGTGATGCGCGGCGTGCAGGCGGCCCGGGAACGCTTTCCCGAGCTGGCCGACCAGATCTCCCTGTCGCTGCACTGCGAGACCGCCGAGATCATGAGCGCCTACACCCGGCAGGTGGAGCAGGAGGGCCGGCTGCGCGGGCTGGAGGCGTACCACGCCTCCCGGCCGCCGCACTCCGAGGGGCTCGCCGTCTCCATCGCCTCGTACCTGGCCCACGAGACGGGCCTGCCCACCATCAACCTGCTGCACCTGTCCTCGGCCAAGGCGCTCGACGCGGCCCTGCGAATGGCCGAGGCGTTCCCGCACATCGACTTCCGCCGCGAGGTGACCATCGGGCACCTGCTGGCCGACATCACCACCGCGCACGGCCTCGGCGGCAAGGTCAACCCGCCCCTGCGTCCCCGCGCCGACGTCGAGGCGCTCTGGGGGCACCTGCTCGACGGGCACGTCGACTGGGTGGTCAGCGACCACGCCTGCTGCAAGGACGAGGTCAAGTTCGGTGAGCCCCGCGACGACGTCTTCGTCGCCAAGTCCGGCTTCGGCGGGGCCGAGTACCTACTGCCCGGCCTGCTCACCGAGGGCCGCCGCCGGGGCCTGCCGCTGTCGCGGGTCGCGGAGCTGACCTCGTGGAACCCGGCCCGCCGCTTCGGCCTGGCCGGCAAGGGCGCCGTCGCCGAGGGCTACGACGCCGACCTCTGCCTGGTCGACGACGACCACACCTGGACGGTCCGGGCCGCGGACTCCGAGTCCGCCCAGGAGTACACGCCGTTCGAGGGCTTCGAGCTGACCGCCCGGGTCACCGACACCTTCGTCCGGGGCGAGCACGTCCTCGTCGACGGCAAGGTCACCGGCAGCCCGCAGGGCCGCTACGTGCCCCGGGCCGGGCGGTAG
- a CDS encoding EamA family transporter: MSGAEPTVVAAPAGVGPPVEPAALAAGLGAVYLLWGSTYLGNRVALESLPPMVSTAGRFLAAGALVLAVVAARNGPARVRLPRDRWPGVLAGGLLMVGAGSALLAVGQQYVSSGLASLLVAAMPLWVLTIRLGGGQRPRPAAVVGVLGGLAGLALLVLAGDQRLHLAGIATIVASTMVWAAGSTLTQRLPAPADHLVGTGWQMLAGGAAVAVAAWPAGEWHRLRPAEVTGRSWVAWTYLMLVCTVVGFSVYTWLLRRAPLQLVATYAYVNPVIAVLLGMVVLDERLTGRQVLAGVVVLASVALVVAVERQRQLRGLPPGTPATPP, translated from the coding sequence ATGTCCGGCGCTGAGCCCACCGTGGTGGCGGCCCCGGCGGGGGTGGGCCCACCGGTGGAACCGGCCGCGCTCGCCGCCGGGCTCGGCGCGGTCTACCTGCTGTGGGGCTCCACCTATCTGGGCAACCGGGTGGCCCTGGAGAGCCTGCCGCCGATGGTCTCCACCGCCGGCCGGTTCCTCGCCGCCGGGGCCCTGGTGCTCGCGGTGGTGGCGGCGCGCAACGGCCCGGCCCGGGTGCGCCTGCCCCGCGACCGGTGGCCCGGCGTGCTGGCCGGCGGCCTGCTCATGGTCGGGGCGGGCAGCGCGCTGCTCGCCGTCGGCCAGCAGTACGTGTCGTCCGGCCTGGCCTCCCTGCTCGTCGCCGCGATGCCGCTGTGGGTGCTGACGATCCGCCTCGGCGGCGGCCAGCGCCCCCGGCCGGCTGCCGTCGTCGGGGTCCTCGGTGGACTCGCCGGGCTGGCCCTGCTGGTGCTCGCCGGGGACCAGCGCCTGCACCTGGCCGGCATCGCCACGATCGTGGCGTCCACGATGGTCTGGGCGGCCGGCTCGACGCTGACCCAGCGGCTGCCCGCCCCGGCCGACCACCTGGTCGGCACCGGCTGGCAGATGCTCGCCGGCGGCGCGGCCGTGGCGGTGGCCGCGTGGCCGGCCGGCGAGTGGCACCGGCTGCGCCCGGCCGAGGTCACCGGCCGCTCCTGGGTCGCCTGGACCTACCTGATGCTGGTCTGCACCGTCGTCGGGTTCAGCGTCTACACCTGGCTGCTGCGCCGCGCGCCCCTGCAACTCGTGGCCACGTACGCCTACGTGAACCCGGTGATCGCGGTGTTGCTGGGCATGGTGGTGCTCGACGAGCGGCTCACCGGCCGGCAGGTGCTCGCCGGCGTCGTCGTGCTCGCCTCGGTGGCGCTCGTCGTCGCCGTGGAACGGCAGCGGCAGTTGCGAGGATTGCCGCCGGGCACCCCCGCGACACCCCCGTGA
- a CDS encoding IclR family transcriptional regulator, with product MTTTPLVAPDDRRVRSGLGRALDVINIIAARAPETLGVSTIARELGLPKAVAYRILKELAADEFLDFDEDTKRYRLGAGALAVGLAALRALDVPEIARRYLVRLVRRTGETATLSVRQGSIRVYIDQVLSPHEVRMSVSLGTSHPLHSGSSSKAILAALPAVELDEYLAQPLERVTPSTITDPAVLRAELAHIRRQGYAVSIGERQNGAGSVAAAIRYGTGQVFGSISLCGPQDRFTRQVCADHGALVAAAAADVSAELGFRPPAAPAGGGEE from the coding sequence ATGACCACCACCCCCCTCGTCGCACCCGATGACCGGCGGGTCCGCTCCGGCCTCGGCCGGGCCCTCGACGTCATCAACATCATCGCCGCCCGGGCGCCGGAGACCCTCGGGGTGTCCACCATCGCCCGCGAGCTGGGGCTGCCGAAGGCGGTCGCGTACCGGATCCTGAAGGAGCTGGCCGCCGACGAGTTCCTCGACTTCGACGAGGACACCAAGCGCTACCGGCTCGGCGCCGGGGCGCTCGCGGTGGGCCTGGCCGCCCTGCGCGCGCTGGACGTCCCGGAGATCGCCCGCCGGTACCTGGTCCGGCTGGTCCGCCGCACCGGCGAGACCGCCACCCTGTCGGTGCGGCAGGGCTCGATCCGGGTCTACATCGACCAGGTGCTCTCCCCGCACGAGGTCCGCATGTCGGTGTCCCTGGGCACCAGCCACCCGCTGCACTCCGGCTCGTCGTCCAAGGCGATCCTCGCGGCGCTGCCCGCCGTGGAGCTCGACGAGTACCTGGCCCAGCCGCTGGAGCGGGTCACCCCCTCGACCATCACCGACCCGGCCGTGCTGCGCGCCGAGCTCGCCCACATCCGCCGGCAGGGCTACGCGGTGAGCATCGGGGAGCGGCAGAACGGCGCGGGCAGCGTCGCCGCCGCCATCCGGTACGGCACCGGCCAGGTCTTCGGCTCCATCTCCCTGTGCGGGCCGCAGGACCGGTTCACCCGGCAGGTCTGCGCCGACCACGGGGCGCTGGTGGCCGCCGCGGCCGCCGACGTCTCCGCCGAACTCGGGTTCCGCCCGCCGGCCGCCCCGGCCGGCGGGGGAGAGGAGTGA
- a CDS encoding HpcH/HpaI aldolase/citrate lyase family protein, protein MPPVARSYLYVPGDREELLRKAPGRGADALVLDLEDAVTPARKDEARRAVAAALAAPTTTETWVRINSDQVDADVAVLSAAAAGVWVPKAEPELLAEVDRALAGAERRLGLPGATFAVVALIETARGILTCPQVAAAPRVLRLGLGEADLAGELGLQPGPDRAELAPIRSQVVVASAGARIVAPVGPVETTLRDPDRLEAGTRTLLRQGFRARSAIHPGQLATINAVFTPGPAEVAAAREVVDALDRAARDGSGVATDPHGRLLDRAVVRAATEVLRRAERHAG, encoded by the coding sequence GTGCCCCCCGTCGCCCGCAGCTACCTCTACGTCCCCGGGGACCGGGAGGAGCTGCTGCGCAAGGCCCCCGGCCGGGGCGCCGACGCGCTCGTGCTCGACCTGGAGGACGCCGTCACCCCGGCCCGCAAGGACGAGGCCCGCCGGGCGGTCGCCGCCGCGCTGGCCGCCCCGACCACCACCGAGACCTGGGTACGGATCAACAGCGACCAGGTCGACGCGGACGTCGCGGTGCTCTCCGCGGCGGCGGCCGGGGTGTGGGTGCCGAAGGCGGAACCGGAGCTGCTGGCCGAGGTCGACCGGGCGCTGGCCGGGGCGGAACGCCGGCTCGGGCTGCCCGGGGCCACCTTCGCCGTCGTCGCCCTGATCGAGACCGCCCGGGGGATCCTCACCTGCCCGCAGGTCGCCGCCGCGCCGAGGGTGCTGCGGCTCGGGCTCGGCGAGGCGGACCTGGCGGGGGAGCTGGGCCTGCAACCGGGGCCGGACCGGGCCGAACTCGCCCCGATCCGCTCGCAGGTCGTGGTCGCCTCCGCCGGGGCGCGGATCGTCGCGCCCGTCGGCCCCGTCGAGACGACCCTGCGCGACCCGGACCGGCTGGAGGCGGGCACGCGGACGCTGCTGCGCCAGGGGTTCCGGGCGCGCAGCGCCATCCACCCCGGCCAGCTCGCCACCATCAACGCCGTCTTCACGCCCGGCCCGGCGGAGGTGGCCGCCGCCCGGGAGGTGGTCGACGCGCTGGACCGGGCCGCCCGCGACGGCTCCGGCGTGGCGACCGACCCCCACGGCAGGCTGCTGGACCGGGCGGTGGTCCGCGCCGCCACGGAGGTGCTGCGCCGCGCCGAGCGGCACGCCGGCTGA
- a CDS encoding glycoside hydrolase family 3 N-terminal domain-containing protein — protein sequence MTASRSIADPISADLPHLDPTRPTAQRVDHLLGRMSLAEKVGQMMQLDSHGDLADHILGKHVGSILHTSPARVVEAHELTARTRLRIPLLVGEDCIHGHSFFPGATIFPTQLGMAATWSPELVERVARATAVEVAPTGVHWTFSPVLCIARDLRWGRVDETFGEDPFLIGELAAAMVRGYQGADLADPTAVLATAKHFAGYSETQGGRDATEADLSRRKLRAWFLPPFERVAREGCRTFMLGYQSTDGVPITVNDWLLTDVLRGEWGWPGMLVTDWDNVGRMVWEQRVQPDHAHAAAAAVRAGNNMIMTTPQFFQGAQEAVARGLLVESDLDDAVSRILALKFELGLFEDPRRPDVARQRAVIGSAPHAALNLEVARRSLVLLRNDGVLPLAGGFTADAAGRARGDGGPPRTVAVVGPLADDAQTQLGDWAGSSGQADWMRDGQPRDMITTVLDGLRDHVPDGWAVTHARGADILTMAPDPEGALFPDGQPRPQVVLPCPPDAALIAEAVAAAERADYVVAVVGDRIELVGEGCSTATLNLVGGQIALLDALAATGTPMVVVLLASKPLVLPDSALDAAALLWAANPGMRGGRAVAELLLGLVEPAGRLPISFARHVGQQPTYYNQIRGQHGSRYADLTQRPAFAFGDGLSYTTVEYADLRVAPGELAPTDTVRAEVTVRNTGARPVLETVQAYVSDDVTSVSWAERELKAFRQVALEPGRSATVRIDVPVADCALVDGRGVRVVEPGDFTLLVGPSSREETLLRAPFTVRAAG from the coding sequence GTGACCGCGTCCCGGAGCATCGCAGACCCGATCAGCGCCGACCTGCCGCACCTCGACCCGACCCGGCCGACCGCGCAGCGGGTGGACCACCTGCTCGGGCGGATGAGCCTGGCGGAGAAGGTCGGCCAGATGATGCAGCTCGACTCCCACGGCGACCTGGCCGACCACATCCTCGGCAAGCACGTCGGGTCCATCCTGCACACCTCCCCCGCGCGGGTGGTCGAGGCGCACGAGCTGACCGCCCGCACCCGGCTGCGCATCCCGCTGCTGGTCGGCGAGGACTGCATCCACGGGCACTCGTTCTTCCCCGGCGCGACGATCTTCCCGACCCAGCTCGGCATGGCCGCCACCTGGTCGCCGGAGCTCGTCGAGCGGGTCGCCCGCGCCACCGCCGTCGAGGTCGCCCCGACAGGCGTGCACTGGACCTTCTCCCCCGTGCTGTGCATCGCGCGGGACCTGCGCTGGGGCCGGGTCGACGAGACGTTCGGCGAGGACCCGTTCCTGATCGGCGAGCTGGCCGCCGCGATGGTGCGCGGCTACCAGGGCGCGGACCTGGCCGACCCGACCGCCGTGCTGGCCACCGCCAAGCACTTCGCCGGCTACTCGGAGACCCAGGGCGGCCGGGACGCCACCGAGGCGGACCTGTCGCGGCGCAAGCTGCGCGCGTGGTTCCTGCCGCCGTTCGAGCGGGTGGCGCGCGAGGGGTGCCGCACCTTCATGCTCGGTTACCAGAGCACCGACGGCGTGCCGATCACCGTCAACGACTGGCTCCTGACCGACGTGCTGCGCGGCGAGTGGGGCTGGCCGGGCATGCTGGTCACCGACTGGGACAACGTGGGCCGGATGGTCTGGGAGCAGCGGGTGCAGCCCGACCACGCGCACGCCGCCGCCGCGGCCGTGCGGGCCGGCAACAACATGATCATGACGACCCCGCAGTTCTTCCAGGGCGCCCAGGAGGCGGTCGCGCGGGGCCTGCTGGTCGAGTCGGACCTCGACGACGCCGTCTCCCGCATCCTGGCCCTGAAGTTCGAGCTGGGCCTGTTCGAGGACCCCCGCCGGCCGGACGTCGCCCGGCAGCGGGCGGTGATCGGCAGCGCGCCGCACGCCGCGCTCAACCTGGAGGTCGCCCGCCGGTCGCTGGTGCTGCTGCGCAACGACGGGGTGCTCCCGCTCGCGGGCGGGTTCACGGCCGACGCCGCCGGGCGCGCCCGGGGCGACGGCGGCCCGCCGCGTACGGTCGCGGTCGTCGGCCCACTCGCCGACGACGCGCAGACCCAGCTCGGCGACTGGGCCGGCTCCTCCGGGCAGGCCGACTGGATGCGCGACGGCCAGCCCCGCGACATGATCACCACGGTCCTCGACGGGCTGCGCGACCACGTGCCCGACGGCTGGGCGGTCACCCACGCGCGCGGCGCCGACATCCTCACCATGGCCCCCGACCCCGAGGGGGCGCTGTTCCCCGACGGCCAGCCCCGCCCGCAGGTCGTCCTGCCCTGCCCGCCGGACGCGGCGCTGATCGCCGAGGCGGTCGCCGCCGCCGAGCGGGCCGACTACGTCGTCGCGGTCGTCGGCGACCGCATCGAGCTGGTCGGCGAGGGGTGCAGCACCGCGACGCTCAACCTGGTCGGCGGGCAGATCGCCCTGCTGGACGCCCTCGCCGCGACCGGCACGCCGATGGTCGTCGTGCTGCTCGCGTCCAAGCCGCTGGTGCTGCCCGACTCGGCGCTCGACGCCGCCGCCCTGCTCTGGGCGGCCAACCCGGGCATGCGGGGCGGCCGGGCGGTCGCCGAGCTGCTGCTCGGCCTCGTCGAGCCCGCCGGGCGGCTGCCCATCTCGTTCGCCCGGCACGTCGGGCAGCAGCCCACCTACTACAACCAGATCCGTGGCCAGCACGGCTCCCGGTACGCCGACCTGACCCAGCGCCCCGCCTTCGCCTTCGGCGACGGCCTGTCCTACACGACCGTCGAGTACGCCGACCTGCGGGTCGCCCCGGGCGAGCTCGCGCCGACGGACACCGTCCGCGCCGAGGTCACCGTCCGCAACACCGGGGCCCGGCCGGTCCTGGAGACCGTCCAGGCGTACGTCAGCGACGACGTCACCTCCGTGAGCTGGGCGGAGCGGGAGCTCAAGGCGTTCCGCCAGGTGGCGCTGGAGCCCGGGCGGAGCGCGACCGTCCGCATCGACGTCCCCGTCGCCGACTGCGCCCTCGTCGACGGCCGGGGCGTGCGGGTGGTCGAGCCGGGCGACTTCACGCTGCTCGTCGGCCCGTCGTCGCGGGAGGAGACGCTGCTGCGGGCCCCGTTCACCGTGCGGGCGGCGGGCTGA
- a CDS encoding MmgE/PrpD family protein produces MAEPTLGRALAAFAADTPAAALPAAVVDSVRQRVLDVVGLCVAAVDLPSSRAALAYVRDQGGRGQARAIGVADPVPAALAAFGNGVLAHSLDYDDTHLPSVLHPSASVVPAALAAAELTGASGRETVAAVAVGLEVCVRLGMAGYDRAAGNSVFFEHGQHATSICGTLGGAVAAARLFGLDAGRTLDALGVAASMAAGLIEANRTGGTVKRIHCGWAAHSAVSAAALARHGVTGPPTVLEGRFGFFEAFLRGEYDPAEITAGLGVDWAVPDIFFKPYPANHFTHAAIDAALALRRRGVRPSDVESVTLGVPTPVIRTIGQPIDRKRRPTTGYEAQFSGPYAVAAGLHGGGVLGVGPDDFTDALAVEESRRAVMARVDVVPDERCDAIFPHQFPAVLRVVTRDGREWTEEVLANRGGPARPLTTAELALKFRHNVAGRLPADVAGAVEREIAALDTAPDVRRLAGLLAAAAAPDTRQE; encoded by the coding sequence GTGGCTGAGCCGACCCTCGGGCGGGCCCTGGCCGCGTTCGCCGCCGACACGCCCGCCGCCGCGCTGCCCGCCGCCGTCGTCGACAGCGTCCGCCAGCGGGTGCTCGACGTCGTCGGGCTCTGCGTGGCCGCCGTCGACCTGCCGAGCAGCCGGGCCGCCCTGGCGTACGTCCGCGACCAGGGCGGGCGGGGGCAGGCCCGGGCGATCGGGGTCGCCGACCCGGTGCCCGCCGCGCTGGCCGCGTTCGGCAACGGGGTGCTGGCGCACTCGCTCGACTACGACGACACCCACCTGCCGTCGGTGCTGCACCCGAGCGCGTCGGTGGTGCCGGCCGCGCTCGCCGCCGCCGAGCTCACCGGCGCGTCCGGCCGGGAGACCGTCGCCGCCGTCGCGGTGGGCCTGGAGGTGTGCGTGCGGCTCGGCATGGCCGGCTACGACCGCGCCGCCGGCAACTCGGTCTTCTTCGAGCACGGCCAGCACGCCACCTCCATCTGCGGCACCCTCGGCGGGGCGGTCGCCGCCGCCCGGCTGTTCGGGCTGGACGCCGGGCGCACCCTCGACGCGTTGGGCGTGGCCGCCTCGATGGCGGCCGGGCTGATCGAGGCCAACCGCACCGGCGGCACCGTCAAGCGGATCCACTGCGGCTGGGCGGCGCACTCGGCGGTGAGCGCGGCGGCCCTGGCCCGGCACGGCGTCACCGGCCCGCCCACCGTCCTGGAGGGCCGGTTCGGCTTCTTCGAGGCGTTCCTGCGCGGCGAGTACGACCCGGCGGAGATCACCGCGGGGCTGGGCGTCGACTGGGCGGTGCCGGACATCTTCTTCAAGCCGTACCCGGCCAACCACTTCACCCACGCGGCCATCGACGCGGCGCTGGCGCTGCGCCGCCGCGGCGTGCGCCCGTCCGACGTGGAGTCGGTGACCCTCGGCGTGCCCACCCCGGTCATCCGCACCATCGGGCAGCCCATCGACCGCAAGCGCCGCCCCACCACCGGCTACGAGGCCCAGTTCAGCGGCCCGTACGCGGTCGCCGCCGGCCTGCACGGCGGCGGGGTGCTCGGCGTCGGCCCGGACGACTTCACCGACGCCCTCGCCGTCGAGGAGTCCCGCCGGGCCGTGATGGCCCGCGTCGACGTGGTCCCCGACGAGCGCTGCGACGCGATCTTCCCGCACCAGTTCCCGGCCGTGCTGCGCGTGGTCACCCGCGACGGCCGGGAGTGGACCGAGGAGGTGCTGGCCAACCGGGGCGGCCCGGCCCGCCCGCTGACCACCGCCGAGCTGGCCCTGAAGTTCCGGCACAACGTCGCCGGCCGGCTGCCCGCCGACGTCGCCGGGGCCGTCGAGCGGGAGATCGCCGCCCTCGACACCGCCCCCGACGTCCGGCGGCTGGCCGGTCTGCTCGCCGCCGCGGCGGCACCCGACACCCGACAGGAGTGA
- a CDS encoding cyclase family protein — protein MTTTARHADRLLDAVRAGVEIYDLGRLLSIGMPQSPNHPPFWLTMPRRHGDMVRADGGSAANDLLVMGTHVGTHVDALAHVSHDGLLHGGADAAAAQSGGRFTELGVHTVAPMVRRGVLLDVPAALDRPDCPAGYEITPADLDAAVDRQGTPVEPGDVVLVRSGWGRHFDDPDRTRYVGHDSGVPGVGADGARWLAAHGVHAAGADTIAFECLRPGQGHSSLPAHRILLVEHGVYLIEAMALEELARDAVHEFTFVLAPLPLYGATGSPVRPLAVVGRG, from the coding sequence GTGACGACCACCGCCCGCCACGCCGACCGGCTGCTCGACGCCGTCCGCGCCGGAGTCGAGATCTACGACCTCGGCCGGCTGCTCTCGATCGGCATGCCCCAGTCGCCGAACCACCCGCCGTTCTGGCTGACCATGCCGCGCCGGCACGGTGACATGGTCCGCGCCGACGGCGGCTCGGCGGCCAACGACCTGCTGGTGATGGGCACCCACGTCGGCACGCACGTCGACGCCCTCGCCCACGTCTCCCACGACGGGCTGCTGCACGGCGGCGCGGACGCCGCCGCCGCCCAGTCCGGCGGGCGGTTCACCGAGCTCGGCGTGCACACCGTCGCGCCGATGGTCCGCCGGGGCGTCCTGCTCGACGTGCCCGCCGCCCTCGACCGGCCCGACTGCCCGGCCGGCTACGAGATCACCCCCGCCGACCTGGACGCCGCCGTCGACCGGCAGGGCACCCCCGTGGAGCCCGGCGACGTGGTGCTCGTCCGCAGCGGCTGGGGCCGGCACTTCGACGACCCCGACCGCACCCGCTACGTCGGCCACGACTCCGGCGTGCCCGGCGTGGGCGCCGACGGCGCGCGGTGGCTCGCCGCGCACGGCGTGCACGCCGCCGGGGCCGACACCATCGCCTTCGAGTGCCTGCGCCCCGGCCAGGGCCACAGCAGCCTGCCCGCGCACCGGATCCTCCTGGTCGAGCACGGCGTCTACCTGATCGAGGCGATGGCGCTGGAGGAACTCGCCCGCGACGCGGTGCACGAGTTCACCTTCGTGCTGGCCCCGCTGCCCCTGTACGGGGCCACCGGCTCGCCGGTGCGTCCGCTGGCGGTGGTGGGCCGTGGCTGA
- a CDS encoding CoA transferase, which translates to MTTVTAHPTPADGPLAGLRVLDASTILAGPLCCQILGDFGADVVKIEHPTAGDSMRGHGKARDGHPLWWKEISRNKRTVGLSLSAPEGAALLLRLAARADVLVENFRPGTLERWGIGPAQLHAVNPGLVIARITGFGQTGPYASRAGFGTLAEAMSGFAHLTGAADGPPTLPAFGLADSICGIAASSAVLMALRHRDRTGEGQVVDLSLLEPIMTAVGPGPTVYDQLGVVEQRNGNRSVNNAPRNTYRTSDGAWVAVSTSAQAIAERVLRLVGHPEVVDEPWFRTGAGRAGHADELDAYVGGWIAERTRDEVSRAFAEAGAAVAPVYSARDIVEDPHVRATEMLTTVDDADLGPVRMHNVMWRMSATPGRIRFTGRALGADTESLLIDELGCDPAEIADLRARHVVA; encoded by the coding sequence GTGACCACCGTGACCGCCCACCCCACGCCCGCCGACGGCCCGCTCGCCGGGCTGCGCGTGCTGGACGCCTCCACGATCCTCGCCGGGCCGCTGTGCTGCCAGATCCTCGGCGACTTCGGCGCCGACGTCGTGAAGATCGAGCACCCGACCGCCGGGGACAGCATGCGCGGGCACGGCAAGGCCAGGGACGGCCATCCCCTGTGGTGGAAGGAGATCTCCCGCAACAAGCGCACCGTCGGGCTGAGCCTGTCCGCCCCGGAGGGCGCGGCGCTGCTGCTGCGCCTGGCCGCCCGGGCCGACGTGCTGGTGGAGAACTTCCGCCCCGGCACGCTGGAGCGCTGGGGGATCGGCCCGGCGCAGCTGCACGCGGTCAACCCCGGCCTGGTCATCGCCCGGATCACCGGCTTCGGCCAGACCGGCCCGTACGCCTCCCGCGCCGGCTTCGGCACCCTCGCCGAGGCGATGAGCGGCTTCGCCCACCTCACCGGCGCGGCCGACGGCCCGCCCACCCTGCCCGCGTTCGGCCTGGCCGACAGCATCTGCGGCATCGCCGCCTCGTCGGCGGTGCTGATGGCGCTGCGCCACCGCGACCGCACCGGCGAGGGGCAGGTCGTCGACCTGAGCCTGCTGGAGCCGATCATGACGGCGGTCGGCCCCGGCCCGACCGTCTACGACCAGCTCGGCGTCGTCGAGCAGCGCAACGGCAACCGGTCGGTCAACAACGCGCCCCGCAACACCTACCGCACCAGCGATGGGGCGTGGGTCGCCGTCTCCACCAGCGCCCAGGCCATCGCCGAGCGGGTGCTGCGCCTGGTCGGCCACCCCGAGGTCGTCGACGAGCCCTGGTTCCGCACCGGCGCCGGCCGCGCCGGGCACGCCGACGAGCTCGACGCGTACGTCGGCGGGTGGATCGCCGAGCGCACCCGCGACGAGGTGAGCCGCGCGTTCGCCGAGGCCGGCGCGGCCGTCGCCCCCGTCTACAGCGCCCGCGACATCGTCGAGGACCCGCACGTGCGGGCCACGGAGATGCTCACCACCGTCGACGACGCCGACCTCGGGCCGGTGCGGATGCACAACGTGATGTGGCGGATGTCCGCGACCCCCGGACGGATCCGCTTCACCGGGCGCGCCCTCGGGGCCGACACCGAATCCCTGCTGATCGACGAGCTCGGCTGCGACCCGGCCGAGATCGCCGATCTCCGAGCCCGCCACGTCGTCGCCTGA